A stretch of Bacteroidota bacterium DNA encodes these proteins:
- a CDS encoding T9SS type A sorting domain-containing protein, which translates to MKPLYLLLFILSVFSIKAQNWQAVYSDHLVFFDNSLQAIKIVSIKVDSAGDSTFKNYPQFLMDSIGITERIYGRIKDSTSWIGRRIHIKNNGYNGFVNDSNETIWLNTLAGINDTFTFFDNKKVLIKGYCNKILYTDTLGIIDSVKQFKFIFNVKPGFNFKFDTTRLKGFEILLSKHYGLLQTPAFGRIWFSTSGTLLYEPFHIYSTKNYFTNRRFNDFDIGDEYEYKIKNDYQRDHIYENRYFYSVINKENVSGTDSIKYTFLVRRHSLHTYKAWITTPNPSVPWYWETETKHFVYNETKTLPVNDEPVNGWLPGQVELRNRAFFNKVFHIWDSCDLMIEDLFLGHLIDTIDKFIQPPFEQSGGKDYHSRIGYLEWFLDGSTGSSIPVGEQYDIYYRNFCNTQSGTPWAKYYVYGVGIDEVESKEDVAVYPNPAQNIVSVQANQIQSVKLLDINGKEIPIAFTTQSNGATADISALENGVYFIVTETAHHQKGLNKLLIYK; encoded by the coding sequence ATGAAACCTCTTTACTTACTGTTATTTATTCTCTCGGTTTTCTCAATTAAAGCCCAAAACTGGCAGGCGGTATATAGCGACCACTTGGTATTTTTTGATAACAGCCTGCAAGCAATTAAAATAGTAAGTATCAAAGTTGATAGCGCTGGAGACTCTACATTTAAAAACTACCCACAGTTCTTAATGGATTCAATCGGCATAACAGAACGCATTTATGGTAGAATAAAAGACTCTACTTCTTGGATAGGTAGAAGAATACACATCAAAAATAACGGATACAATGGTTTCGTAAATGACAGTAATGAAACGATTTGGCTTAATACACTGGCTGGAATTAACGATACATTTACGTTTTTTGATAATAAAAAAGTACTTATCAAAGGGTATTGCAACAAGATACTTTATACCGATACTTTAGGGATAATTGATTCTGTAAAACAGTTTAAATTTATATTCAACGTCAAGCCGGGATTTAATTTTAAGTTTGACACTACGCGGTTGAAAGGGTTTGAAATATTGCTTTCTAAGCATTATGGTTTGTTACAAACTCCCGCATTTGGGAGGATATGGTTCTCAACCTCAGGGACTCTTTTGTACGAACCTTTTCATATTTATTCCACTAAAAATTATTTTACCAACCGTCGTTTCAATGACTTTGATATTGGAGATGAATACGAGTATAAAATCAAAAATGACTATCAGCGTGACCATATCTATGAAAACAGGTATTTCTATAGCGTTATAAATAAAGAAAATGTATCAGGTACAGATAGTATTAAATACACATTTTTAGTACGCAGGCACAGTTTGCATACTTACAAAGCTTGGATTACTACCCCTAATCCATCTGTACCTTGGTATTGGGAAACCGAGACAAAACACTTTGTTTATAATGAAACCAAAACCTTACCAGTTAATGATGAACCTGTTAACGGCTGGCTTCCCGGGCAAGTAGAATTGCGTAACAGAGCCTTTTTTAACAAAGTGTTTCACATTTGGGACAGTTGTGATTTAATGATAGAAGATCTGTTTTTGGGCCATTTGATTGACACGATAGATAAGTTTATTCAGCCTCCTTTTGAACAAAGTGGTGGAAAAGATTATCATAGTCGTATCGGGTATTTAGAATGGTTTTTGGACGGCTCAACAGGTTCGTCGATTCCTGTGGGAGAACAATATGATATTTATTATAGAAACTTTTGCAACACACAAAGTGGAACGCCTTGGGCCAAATACTATGTGTACGGAGTTGGAATAGATGAAGTCGAAAGTAAAGAAGATGTTGCTGTGTACCCTAATCCGGCACAAAACATAGTTTCAGTCCAAGCAAACCAAATACAATCAGTAAAACTGCTTGATATTAACGGAAAAGAAATACCGATTGCGTTCACCACTCAGTCAAATGGTGCAACTGCTGATATATCTGCGCTTGAAAACGGGGTGTATTTTATCGTTACAGAAACTGCCCACCATCAAAAAGGCTTGAATAAGCTATTAATCTATAAATAA
- a CDS encoding MFS transporter, which produces MQKPKNVSLLITVAALGYFVDIYDLILFNVIKLKSLEALGIVGQQQFEYEKLLFNCQMGGMLLGGILWGILGDKKGRVSVLFGSILLYSLANIVNAFATGIVDYSIYRFIAGVGLAGELGAGITLVAETMHREKRGYGTMIIVTFGALGAVLAATIGKEGENIARWLNGLLSVNLMGWQIAYLLGGVLGMLLLLMRAGAYESGMFESLHKTSTVPKGAFLSLFTERKRFVKYLNCILIGLPIWFVVGVLINFSHKFYAETFAGLEKQQLVADAIMYTYLGLSFGDLISGLLSQWFRNRKKIVLGYIIGIIVLVVVYLLRFDISYGQFNLLCFLLGSATGYWALFVTIAAEQFGTNLRSTVTSTVPNFVRGAVVPITFFFGMILNSAGAVTAAIVVGSVCLGLAFFATLAVPETFDKDLDYLETV; this is translated from the coding sequence ATGCAGAAACCCAAAAACGTTTCCCTATTAATTACCGTAGCGGCTCTGGGCTACTTTGTAGATATATACGACCTTATTCTTTTCAACGTAATTAAGCTAAAAAGTCTTGAAGCATTGGGCATTGTGGGCCAACAGCAATTTGAATACGAAAAACTGTTGTTCAACTGTCAAATGGGCGGTATGCTGTTAGGGGGTATTTTATGGGGTATTTTGGGCGATAAAAAAGGCCGTGTTTCTGTACTTTTCGGTTCCATCTTATTGTATTCATTGGCAAACATTGTAAACGCCTTTGCCACAGGCATTGTTGATTACTCGATATACCGTTTTATAGCAGGGGTGGGGCTTGCGGGAGAATTGGGCGCAGGGATTACCCTTGTGGCCGAAACCATGCACCGCGAAAAGCGCGGATACGGAACGATGATAATTGTAACGTTTGGCGCATTAGGAGCTGTTTTAGCGGCTACAATCGGGAAAGAAGGGGAGAACATTGCCCGATGGTTAAACGGGCTTCTATCGGTTAATTTAATGGGTTGGCAAATAGCTTACTTGCTGGGAGGTGTGTTGGGTATGCTGTTGCTGCTGATGAGGGCCGGTGCCTACGAATCGGGAATGTTTGAAAGTTTGCACAAAACGTCTACAGTTCCTAAAGGAGCATTTTTATCATTGTTTACTGAGCGTAAACGCTTTGTAAAATACCTTAACTGTATATTGATTGGCTTGCCGATATGGTTTGTGGTAGGGGTGTTGATTAACTTTTCTCACAAGTTTTATGCAGAGACTTTTGCCGGACTTGAGAAACAACAATTAGTAGCCGATGCCATCATGTACACCTATTTGGGGCTGTCCTTCGGTGATTTAATAAGCGGCTTATTGAGTCAATGGTTCAGAAACCGTAAGAAAATAGTATTGGGGTATATCATCGGTATTATTGTGCTGGTGGTGGTGTACTTGCTGCGTTTTGATATATCGTACGGACAGTTTAACCTGCTTTGCTTCTTGTTAGGCTCTGCTACAGGCTATTGGGCGTTGTTTGTAACCATAGCCGCCGAGCAGTTCGGCACCAATTTGCGCAGCACGGTTACCTCAACCGTTCCCAACTTTGTACGCGGAGCGGTAGTGCCTATTACCTTCTTTTTCGGGATGATACTCAACAGTGCAGGAGCTGTTACCGCAGCCATTGTGGTGGGTTCTGTCTGTCTCGGATTGGCCTTTTTTGCCACCCTTGCTGTACCCGAAACCTTTGATAAAGACTTGGATTATTTGGAGACAGTATAA
- a CDS encoding NAD(P)H-dependent oxidoreductase produces MIDLNTLVILASARKHSDTQKLVELVFKDTEYTLLDLLDYNIAPYNYEEKYHADDEFLRVVEQMLSHQLIVFATPVYWYAMSGTMKIFFDRLSDIVGSQKHLGRQMKGRYTTLITISSDKDLPEGFEVPFKRTSEYLDMNYINGFFNPRKSLINSPQEVRKEALLWLDKIKPYI; encoded by the coding sequence ATTATTGATTTGAATACATTAGTAATCCTCGCCTCTGCCCGCAAACACAGCGATACCCAAAAGTTGGTAGAATTGGTGTTTAAAGACACTGAATACACTCTTTTGGATTTACTGGATTATAACATCGCACCATATAATTACGAGGAAAAATACCACGCAGATGATGAATTTTTAAGAGTAGTAGAGCAAATGCTTTCGCACCAACTGATTGTGTTTGCCACGCCTGTATATTGGTATGCTATGAGTGGCACTATGAAGATATTCTTTGACAGACTAAGCGATATTGTGGGCTCGCAAAAGCACTTGGGCAGACAAATGAAAGGCAGATATACTACACTTATCACCATAAGCAGCGACAAAGATTTACCCGAAGGTTTTGAAGTGCCTTTTAAAAGAACTTCAGAATACCTTGACATGAACTATATAAACGGGTTTTTTAACCCAAGAAAATCCCTTATAAATAGCCCACAAGAAGTACGAAAAGAAGCATTGCTGTGGCTGGATAAAATTAAGCCATATATTTAA
- a CDS encoding GAF domain-containing protein encodes MEELVIPSSATKEEKYKTLLPQIDALIEPEGDLTANLANITAALHQSFGFWWTGFYLVKGNQLVLGPFQGPVACTRIALGKGVCGTAWQQAQTILVPNVDEFPGHIACSSASKSEIVVPVFANGEVVAVLDVDSEHLTFFDDTDKIYLEQIAQLAGKKFI; translated from the coding sequence ATGGAAGAATTGGTAATACCTTCTTCGGCTACTAAAGAAGAGAAGTATAAAACCCTTTTACCGCAAATTGATGCGCTGATTGAGCCTGAGGGAGACCTTACGGCCAATTTAGCCAATATTACAGCAGCCCTTCACCAATCCTTCGGGTTTTGGTGGACGGGCTTTTATCTTGTAAAAGGTAATCAGTTGGTATTAGGACCGTTTCAAGGTCCGGTTGCCTGCACCCGTATTGCCCTTGGTAAAGGTGTGTGCGGTACCGCTTGGCAACAAGCCCAAACCATTCTTGTTCCTAATGTGGACGAGTTCCCCGGGCACATTGCTTGCAGTTCAGCCTCTAAATCAGAAATAGTGGTACCAGTATTTGCCAACGGCGAGGTAGTAGCAGTGCTGGATGTAGACAGTGAACACCTTACCTTTTTTGACGACACCGATAAAATTTATTTGGAGCAGATAGCCCAACTTGCAGGAAAAAAGTTTATTTAG
- a CDS encoding DUF1572 domain-containing protein: MQPTYLEGVTKLFGYYKSLGDKTFAQLNDEDIQWQYNAESNSIAMVVKHIWGNMLSRWTDFLTSDGEKPWRERDAEFENDITTKAEMIEKWEAGWKCLFDALNALNESDLDKIIYIRNEGHTALDAINRQLAHYPYHIGQIVYIAKMIRDESWNSLSIPRNQSKEFNAEKFGQDKQQKHFTDGMK; the protein is encoded by the coding sequence ATGCAACCTACCTATTTAGAAGGCGTAACCAAACTTTTCGGCTATTACAAAAGCCTGGGCGACAAAACCTTTGCACAACTGAACGATGAAGATATTCAATGGCAATACAATGCAGAAAGTAACAGTATTGCTATGGTAGTGAAGCACATTTGGGGCAATATGCTTAGCCGCTGGACTGACTTTTTAACCTCAGACGGAGAGAAACCTTGGCGGGAAAGAGATGCGGAGTTTGAAAACGACATTACTACAAAGGCAGAAATGATAGAAAAATGGGAAGCCGGCTGGAAATGTTTGTTTGACGCACTGAACGCATTGAATGAAAGTGATTTAGATAAAATCATCTACATACGGAATGAGGGGCATACGGCATTGGATGCCATCAACAGGCAGTTGGCTCACTACCCCTATCACATCGGCCAAATAGTATATATCGCTAAGATGATACGGGATGAAAGCTGGAACAGCTTATCGATACCCCGCAACCAATCAAAAGAGTTTAATGCGGAAAAGTTTGGTCAGGATAAACAACAAAAACACTTTACCGACGGAATGAAGTAA
- a CDS encoding DUF5071 domain-containing protein — translation METLDQLLSKVSWDKTIEEQLDTLHLFDTITGEQIDELTSGKYVKSTEAGIVMQYLGFEKLKHKTDELLEFIQDMNWPAAGYVAHALIPAGEQIIPNIKNVFKNYGDDKIWVHWIIGQIIHQWEDRFIILSKEELLNILEEGDEEGASFEALMCLKRIVTKDEYFILANELLIKLKTYKHMEYEIQEIEEELKNY, via the coding sequence ATGGAAACATTGGATCAGCTTCTTTCAAAAGTATCTTGGGATAAGACTATTGAAGAGCAATTAGACACATTACACCTATTTGATACGATTACTGGAGAACAAATTGATGAGTTAACATCAGGCAAATATGTCAAGTCAACAGAGGCAGGAATCGTTATGCAATACTTAGGTTTTGAAAAACTAAAACATAAAACCGACGAATTGTTAGAGTTTATTCAAGACATGAACTGGCCTGCTGCTGGTTATGTAGCTCATGCCTTAATACCTGCTGGAGAACAAATAATACCCAACATTAAAAATGTATTCAAAAATTATGGTGATGATAAAATTTGGGTTCATTGGATTATTGGACAAATAATTCACCAATGGGAAGATAGATTTATAATTCTTTCCAAAGAGGAGTTATTAAACATTTTAGAAGAGGGGGATGAAGAGGGAGCTTCATTCGAAGCTTTAATGTGCTTGAAGAGAATTGTCACAAAAGATGAGTATTTTATTTTAGCTAATGAATTGCTAATAAAATTAAAGACTTATAAGCACATGGAGTATGAAATACAAGAGATAGAAGAAGAATTAAAGAATTATTGA